From the genome of Bacteroides sp. MSB163, one region includes:
- a CDS encoding DUF5691 domain-containing protein has protein sequence MNVTEPIINAALLGTATKEFIPNGLPKTLEENFRLLQEKSEDAEDAFYQFSALTFAYSRAGMEPLPAGEAIAMNEAPDDSLPYFDRNIGDLLIQMVNEQNRHLLLYAYRKAVRCNKLIPPFYLRTLISHAYDRNNPDKHEEQALLSSLTGNRGRWLLTHMGLPDWGDTRNETWETASHEERKRMLQRLRKENPEQGLALLQTELKNESAAHRDELIQCLRTNLSKADENFLQEIVTTDRSSNVKETARRLLCSLPDSELVKTYCDLLRGKLHYKMLLGWSYDKITFTPEMKKLGLEEVSSNKKEKDEEFLLRQLAERVPLSFWAEFYDCSPEKAATKLAKKPPFGSYFNLCQPIENFGDNLWAYQTLKEDSNEAYVSSLMGLLTPEQREEINFQTDSKSNYIPESWYNADGTQWGIKFSTRALQRLFHSNYYYYPKEMTERLSLYFPPEMLPKVEQQTVAYDADHAIAKFCRLTAEYMRMKEKINSLFNDNK, from the coding sequence ATGAACGTAACTGAACCAATCATTAATGCAGCTTTATTGGGAACCGCTACCAAAGAATTCATTCCGAACGGTTTACCGAAAACTCTGGAAGAAAACTTCCGACTGCTGCAAGAAAAGAGCGAAGATGCGGAAGATGCTTTCTATCAGTTTTCAGCCCTGACTTTCGCCTACAGCCGTGCCGGAATGGAACCATTACCTGCCGGAGAAGCTATCGCCATGAATGAAGCTCCGGATGACAGTCTACCCTATTTCGACCGGAATATCGGCGACCTGCTGATTCAGATGGTCAATGAACAGAACCGGCATCTTTTATTATATGCTTACCGGAAAGCTGTCCGGTGCAACAAGCTTATTCCGCCATTCTATCTGCGGACGTTAATCTCACATGCCTACGACCGCAATAATCCCGATAAGCACGAAGAGCAAGCACTGCTTTCTTCCTTAACAGGTAACCGTGGACGCTGGCTGCTTACCCATATGGGATTACCCGACTGGGGAGACACCAGAAACGAGACTTGGGAAACAGCCTCGCATGAAGAACGGAAACGGATGCTGCAACGCCTGAGAAAAGAGAACCCCGAACAGGGGCTTGCCTTGCTGCAAACCGAACTGAAAAATGAGTCCGCCGCCCACCGTGACGAACTGATACAATGCCTGCGCACCAATCTGAGTAAAGCGGATGAAAACTTCCTGCAAGAGATTGTCACTACCGACCGAAGCAGTAATGTAAAAGAAACCGCCCGCCGCCTGTTATGCAGTCTGCCCGACTCGGAACTGGTAAAAACATACTGTGACCTGCTGCGTGGAAAACTTCATTATAAGATGTTACTGGGCTGGTCATACGATAAAATCACCTTTACACCTGAGATGAAGAAATTGGGTTTGGAAGAGGTCAGTTCCAACAAGAAAGAAAAAGATGAAGAGTTTCTGCTCCGCCAGCTCGCTGAACGTGTACCGCTCAGTTTCTGGGCAGAGTTCTACGACTGTTCACCGGAGAAAGCCGCCACAAAACTGGCAAAGAAGCCACCATTCGGTTCCTACTTCAACTTATGCCAGCCAATAGAAAACTTCGGTGACAATCTGTGGGCGTATCAAACCCTGAAAGAAGATTCAAATGAAGCCTACGTCTCTTCGCTAATGGGATTACTGACACCGGAGCAACGGGAGGAAATCAACTTCCAGACGGACAGCAAGAGCAATTATATTCCCGAATCCTGGTATAATGCAGACGGGACGCAATGGGGAATAAAATTCTCCACACGAGCTTTACAAAGATTGTTCCATAGCAATTATTACTATTACCCGAAAGAAATGACAGAACGCCTGTCGCTATACTTTCCTCCGGAGATGTTGCCCAAAGTGGAACAACAGACAGTGGCATACGATGCCGACCATGCCATTGCCAAATTCTGCCGACTGACGGCGGAATATATGAGAATGAAAGAAAAAATAAACAGCTTGTTTAATGACAATAAATAA
- a CDS encoding SWIM zinc finger family protein, producing MLLNLTEEQIIQLAPDAASVKAGKGLATKAKWVLLEHSDRAIWGHCQGSGKTPYQTVVDTKNVAFKCSCPSRKFPCKHGLGLLFLYAAQTDLFKEADEPDWVTAWLSKREEKAEKKEQKAKSDAPVDEAAQAKRQAMRHQKVLNGIDELEIWLKDLLRNGLINIPERAYTLFDGIARRMVDAQAPGLANRLKAIQETNFYEESWKYKLTDQLGKLYLLMKSYRNLDLQPEEWQQEIRTQIGYPQAKEDVLAGETITDQWLVLHKRSQKINELNNDIYWLYGCLNTRFAIYLSFTAPGTLAEFNLVPGSSYDGKLCYYKGVGSLRALFKECELSEEAVTPHFCANLQEATARYREALQQNPFAENVPVLVENLRLAVQGKQLCVQDANNELMPVQMQDITRTDILSVTGGKPFAAFFLADANCWELNSMWYQSDYYIWRDERN from the coding sequence ATGTTATTAAATCTAACAGAAGAACAAATCATACAATTAGCCCCGGATGCCGCTTCTGTGAAGGCGGGAAAAGGCTTAGCGACAAAAGCCAAATGGGTATTGCTGGAACACAGTGACCGTGCCATCTGGGGACACTGCCAGGGAAGTGGGAAAACTCCATACCAGACCGTAGTTGATACAAAAAATGTTGCATTCAAATGTTCGTGCCCAAGCCGGAAGTTTCCATGTAAACACGGGTTGGGACTTTTATTTTTGTATGCCGCGCAAACTGATTTATTCAAAGAAGCAGACGAACCGGACTGGGTGACCGCCTGGCTTTCCAAACGGGAAGAGAAAGCGGAAAAGAAAGAGCAGAAAGCCAAAAGCGATGCTCCCGTAGATGAAGCTGCACAAGCCAAACGTCAGGCTATGCGCCACCAAAAGGTGCTGAACGGTATTGATGAACTGGAGATTTGGCTGAAAGACCTGCTACGCAACGGGTTAATCAATATACCGGAACGGGCTTATACTCTTTTCGACGGTATTGCCCGCCGGATGGTCGACGCCCAGGCTCCCGGACTTGCCAACCGGTTGAAAGCCATTCAGGAAACAAACTTCTACGAGGAAAGTTGGAAATACAAGTTAACCGACCAACTCGGAAAACTCTACCTCCTGATGAAGAGTTACCGGAACCTGGACCTGCAACCGGAAGAGTGGCAACAGGAAATCCGCACACAGATAGGTTATCCGCAAGCAAAAGAAGATGTGCTGGCGGGTGAAACAATTACCGACCAGTGGCTGGTACTCCATAAAAGAAGTCAGAAGATAAACGAGCTGAATAATGATATTTACTGGCTATACGGATGCCTGAATACTCGCTTCGCCATCTATCTCAGTTTCACAGCTCCCGGAACCTTGGCGGAATTCAATCTTGTTCCCGGCAGTAGCTACGACGGAAAACTCTGTTATTATAAAGGAGTAGGCAGTCTTCGAGCCTTATTCAAAGAATGTGAATTATCCGAAGAAGCGGTTACCCCGCATTTCTGTGCGAATCTGCAAGAAGCAACCGCCCGATACAGGGAAGCCCTGCAACAGAACCCATTTGCCGAAAATGTACCCGTATTAGTAGAAAATCTGCGACTGGCTGTTCAAGGGAAACAACTCTGTGTGCAGGATGCAAACAACGAACTGATGCCTGTGCAGATGCAGGACATCACCCGAACAGACATTCTGTCCGTCACGGGTGGAAAGCCGTTTGCTGCCTTCTTTCTGGCAGACGCCAATTGCTGGGAGCTAAATTCAATGTGGTATCAATCTGACTATTATATTTGGAGAGATGAACGTAACTGA
- a CDS encoding OmpA family protein: MKKSIILSAFVLAALTANAQTTVQGSKFTDNWSIELKTGMITPVSHSAFFKNARPALGIEFTKQLTPVFGLGVQGMGYINTTHSKTAFDASDLSLLGKVNLMNLFAGYTGTPRIFEVEAVAGAGWLHYYMDGPGDVNSWSSRFGMNFNFNLGEAKAWTIGVKPALVYDMQGEHNRSRFNVNNAAFELTAGVAYHFGNSNGSHHFTLAKLYDPAEISDLNNSINNLRSQVNEKNGQINVDAQKISALQQEVNNLQNRVIPVETVVETSRIPESIITFRQGRSTVDASQLPNVERVASYMKKHANTTVVIKGYASPEGSAEVNARIAKARAEAVKTILVNKYKINPSRITAEGQGVGDMFTEPDWNRVSICSIIEDAK, from the coding sequence ATGAAAAAATCAATTATTTTATCAGCATTTGTTTTAGCAGCATTGACTGCAAATGCCCAGACTACCGTACAAGGCAGTAAATTCACAGACAATTGGTCTATAGAACTAAAAACCGGTATGATAACTCCTGTGAGCCACAGCGCTTTCTTCAAGAACGCCCGCCCGGCTTTGGGAATTGAGTTTACCAAGCAACTGACCCCCGTTTTCGGACTGGGAGTTCAAGGCATGGGATATATAAACACCACGCATAGCAAGACAGCTTTTGATGCTTCAGACCTTAGCTTATTGGGTAAAGTCAACCTGATGAACCTGTTCGCAGGCTATACAGGTACTCCGCGCATATTCGAAGTAGAGGCCGTAGCCGGTGCGGGATGGCTGCACTACTACATGGACGGCCCTGGAGATGTGAATTCCTGGTCCAGCCGTTTCGGGATGAATTTTAACTTCAACCTCGGAGAAGCTAAAGCCTGGACGATAGGAGTCAAACCGGCACTGGTATATGATATGCAAGGCGAGCACAACCGTAGTCGGTTCAATGTGAACAATGCCGCCTTTGAACTAACGGCAGGTGTAGCTTACCACTTTGGTAACAGCAACGGAAGTCATCACTTCACTTTAGCGAAACTCTATGATCCGGCTGAAATAAGCGACCTGAACAATTCTATCAATAATCTTCGCTCACAAGTGAATGAGAAGAACGGTCAGATCAATGTCGACGCACAGAAGATCAGCGCACTGCAACAAGAAGTCAATAACTTACAGAACCGGGTAATTCCCGTTGAGACGGTAGTGGAAACCAGCCGCATTCCGGAATCCATCATTACTTTCAGACAAGGTAGATCTACAGTCGATGCCTCTCAGTTGCCAAATGTGGAACGTGTGGCTTCTTACATGAAGAAACACGCAAATACAACTGTTGTGATCAAAGGATACGCTTCACCGGAAGGCAGTGCCGAAGTCAATGCAAGAATAGCTAAAGCGCGTGCCGAAGCCGTAAAGACAATCTTAGTGAATAAGTATAAAATCAACCCGTCACGTATTACCGCCGAAGGTCAGGGAGTGGGTGACATGTTCACAGAACCGGACTGGAACCGGGTTAGTATCTGCTCTATTATTGAAGATGCCAAATAA
- a CDS encoding IS1182 family transposase yields the protein MAKLHFRPYIPNQTVLFPQRIDENIAADDPVRIVNAVVDNLNLDNFKKLYKETGRSAYHPKMMLKVIIYAYMNNIYSCRKIEKLLLRDIHYIWLAGHEHPDFITINRFRNRVKEEINNVFTQLVLVLADKGFISLDVEYIDGTKIESKANKYTFVWRKTVEKNRTRLLNKVRILLEQVDEAIVQENSVKDTSVELTPSMLSNIVDELKEVLEHQPVTQDKEQKKALREKKKQVRELEGYRDKLMEYDNHLEVLGERNSYSKTDPDATFMRMKEDAMKNGQTKPGYNLQTGTENQFIIDFRLFPNPTDPLPLIPFFHSFQHRYNRLPGIGVADSGYGSEENYRFMQENGIEAFVKYNYFHKEQRPRYTPNPFHAESLHYNAGEDYYVCPMGQHMNRIGTRHDKTASGYITESARYKAQRCEGCPLHGSCFKARGNRIIEVNHRLNQYKRQARERLVSEEGVRYRGRRCIKPEAVFGQMKYNMAYKRFRHVGEDKVTMDFAFFAIAFNIKKMCAKLRKTGKELITLTKSIFIGLFITQYNGNIATCYQMNEKKAA from the coding sequence ATGGCAAAGTTACATTTTCGTCCTTACATTCCCAACCAAACCGTTCTTTTTCCACAAAGAATTGATGAAAACATAGCTGCGGACGACCCTGTCCGCATAGTCAATGCAGTTGTTGATAATCTCAATCTTGATAATTTCAAGAAGCTTTATAAAGAAACGGGGCGCTCAGCTTATCATCCTAAAATGATGCTTAAGGTAATTATCTACGCTTACATGAATAATATCTATTCCTGTCGTAAAATAGAGAAGCTTCTTTTGCGTGACATTCATTATATCTGGCTTGCCGGTCATGAGCATCCGGATTTCATAACCATCAACCGTTTCCGTAACCGTGTAAAGGAGGAGATTAACAACGTTTTCACGCAGTTGGTTCTTGTCCTTGCCGATAAGGGTTTCATCAGTCTTGACGTGGAGTATATCGACGGTACCAAGATTGAGTCCAAGGCCAACAAATATACTTTTGTCTGGCGCAAGACAGTCGAAAAGAACCGTACAAGGTTGCTGAATAAGGTTCGCATCCTTCTGGAGCAGGTGGATGAAGCCATTGTACAGGAGAACTCTGTAAAAGACACATCCGTTGAGTTGACTCCCTCCATGCTCTCTAATATAGTGGATGAACTCAAAGAAGTGCTGGAACACCAGCCTGTAACACAGGACAAGGAACAAAAGAAAGCTCTGCGTGAAAAGAAGAAACAGGTCAGGGAACTTGAAGGGTATCGTGACAAGCTGATGGAATACGACAATCACCTTGAAGTCCTTGGAGAACGTAATTCCTATTCCAAGACCGATCCTGATGCTACATTCATGCGTATGAAAGAAGACGCCATGAAGAACGGGCAGACCAAGCCCGGGTATAATTTACAAACAGGTACTGAAAACCAATTCATCATAGACTTCCGGCTGTTTCCCAACCCCACCGATCCGCTGCCCCTGATCCCTTTCTTCCACTCCTTCCAGCACCGCTATAACCGCTTACCGGGTATCGGTGTGGCAGACTCCGGTTACGGCTCGGAAGAAAATTACCGGTTCATGCAGGAAAACGGGATAGAGGCCTTTGTCAAGTACAACTACTTCCATAAAGAGCAGCGTCCCCGTTATACTCCCAACCCGTTCCATGCGGAAAGTCTCCATTACAATGCGGGGGAGGATTATTACGTTTGTCCGATGGGGCAACACATGAACCGCATAGGAACCAGACATGACAAAACAGCGAGCGGATACATCACCGAAAGTGCCCGGTACAAAGCACAAAGATGCGAAGGTTGTCCTTTGCATGGAAGTTGTTTTAAAGCACGGGGGAACCGTATTATAGAAGTCAACCACCGGTTAAACCAATACAAACGGCAGGCACGGGAAAGGTTAGTCTCAGAAGAAGGAGTCAGGTATAGGGGCAGGCGGTGTATAAAACCGGAAGCTGTTTTCGGACAAATGAAATACAACATGGCATACAAGAGGTTCCGGCATGTGGGAGAAGACAAGGTGACAATGGACTTTGCCTTCTTTGCCATAGCTTTTAATATCAAAAAGATGTGTGCAAAACTGAGAAAAACAGGAAAGGAGCTCATTACACTTACTAAATCTATATTTATTGGACTATTTATAACCCAATACAACGGGAATATAGCAACTTGTTACCAAATGAATGAGAAAAAAGCGGCGTAG
- a CDS encoding HU family DNA-binding protein produces the protein MAILFEWYENPVAPNQPLEETKLHARITLNGKTGTDRLRRKIQARCSLTETDVSAVLDALSHAMGEELAEGRQVHLDGIGYFHPTLTCTEEIKEDTKRKNTKVRLKGIKFRADQELRSEIGNVKLKNIKHNGHSNKLSDEEIDRRLTIYFSQHHMMTRSDFQRVCGMMKTTAMGHIRRLRGEGKLKNIGLQNQPIYVPNVGYYGITEEVMM, from the coding sequence ATGGCAATCTTATTTGAATGGTACGAAAACCCGGTGGCTCCCAACCAGCCACTAGAAGAAACGAAACTTCACGCGCGCATCACCCTGAACGGAAAAACAGGAACCGACCGGTTGCGACGCAAAATACAGGCACGTTGTTCACTGACGGAAACTGATGTGTCCGCCGTACTCGACGCCCTGTCTCATGCAATGGGTGAAGAACTGGCGGAAGGCAGGCAAGTACATCTGGATGGTATCGGTTACTTCCACCCCACCCTGACCTGCACGGAAGAAATAAAAGAAGATACAAAACGGAAGAACACGAAAGTAAGGCTGAAAGGCATCAAATTCCGCGCGGATCAGGAACTGAGAAGTGAAATAGGAAATGTGAAACTGAAGAATATAAAACACAACGGACACTCCAACAAATTATCGGATGAAGAAATTGACCGCCGACTAACCATCTACTTCAGCCAGCACCACATGATGACAAGAAGTGACTTCCAAAGGGTATGCGGCATGATGAAAACGACCGCAATGGGGCATATCCGCCGTTTACGCGGGGAAGGAAAGCTAAAAAACATCGGATTACAGAACCAACCGATATATGTGCCAAACGTGGGGTATTACGGTATTACAGAAGAAGTTATGATGTAA
- a CDS encoding helix-turn-helix domain-containing protein, which produces MKKSIPRYTFYKHKYGSELLVDVVELKYVKRFLAEGAVHTLTYYDITFITEGEGGFSIDNQMCEAIPGDVFFSKPGEIRNWDTAHIANGYALIFEDEFLSSFFKDPLFVQHLPFFNMEKTASKLHLSDELYKRMILLLHDIKSEIDLYRQNDVHVLRALLYEALMLLNRAYLNMLSLREKDKEAGSIHVSRFIELVGVNLKEQHSVRFYADKLCITPNYLNEVVNSAMNISAKQYILNKIMDEAKKLLIYTDISISDLSFELHFSTVAYFVRCFRQCTGETPLAYRKLYKP; this is translated from the coding sequence ATGAAGAAATCAATCCCTCGGTATACGTTTTATAAGCATAAGTATGGGAGTGAACTTTTGGTGGATGTCGTGGAACTGAAATACGTGAAGCGTTTTCTGGCTGAAGGCGCTGTGCATACGTTGACTTATTATGATATTACTTTCATAACAGAAGGCGAGGGCGGTTTTTCTATTGATAATCAGATGTGTGAGGCGATACCCGGCGATGTGTTCTTCTCTAAACCCGGAGAAATACGGAATTGGGATACGGCTCATATCGCAAATGGCTATGCATTGATTTTCGAGGATGAATTCTTGTCTTCCTTCTTCAAAGACCCTTTGTTCGTACAGCACCTTCCGTTCTTCAATATGGAAAAGACGGCTTCCAAGCTTCATTTGTCTGATGAACTTTATAAGCGTATGATTCTGCTTTTGCATGATATAAAATCAGAGATAGATTTGTACAGGCAGAATGACGTGCATGTGCTGAGGGCATTGCTTTACGAAGCCCTTATGCTGCTCAACCGGGCTTATCTGAATATGTTATCTCTGAGAGAGAAGGATAAGGAAGCCGGCAGCATTCACGTCAGTAGATTTATAGAATTAGTGGGAGTGAACCTGAAAGAACAACATTCCGTCCGTTTTTATGCGGATAAGCTCTGTATTACTCCCAACTATCTGAATGAGGTTGTAAATTCGGCAATGAATATCAGTGCCAAACAATATATCCTGAATAAGATTATGGACGAGGCCAAAAAGCTGCTTATCTATACCGATATTTCCATATCAGACCTGTCATTTGAACTTCATTTCTCCACCGTTGCCTATTTCGTGCGTTGTTTCCGGCAGTGTACGGGAGAGACACCATTAGCTTACCGGAAACTGTATAAACCGTAA
- a CDS encoding pyridoxamine 5'-phosphate oxidase family protein: MRDVEKTVGGMIDKLKTAFIGSIDAEGFPNIKAMLQPRKREGIKVIYLSTNTSSMRVAQYRKNNRASIYFCDTRFFRGVMLRGTMEVLTDAVSKEMIWQEGDTMYYPEGVTDPDYCVLKFTAISGRYYNNFKSESFVIE; the protein is encoded by the coding sequence ATGAGAGATGTAGAGAAAACAGTGGGAGGTATGATTGATAAGTTGAAAACCGCTTTCATCGGTTCGATAGATGCAGAGGGTTTCCCGAATATCAAAGCTATGTTGCAGCCTCGGAAAAGGGAAGGGATAAAAGTTATCTATTTGAGCACGAACACTTCGTCAATGCGTGTTGCACAATATCGGAAGAATAATCGTGCAAGTATTTACTTTTGTGATACGCGATTCTTCAGGGGAGTGATGTTGCGCGGCACGATGGAAGTGCTGACGGATGCCGTCAGTAAGGAGATGATATGGCAGGAAGGCGATACCATGTATTATCCGGAAGGTGTGACAGACCCGGATTATTGTGTGCTGAAGTTTACGGCAATTTCCGGGAGGTATTATAATAACTTTAAATCGGAAAGCTTTGTAATTGAGTAG
- a CDS encoding RDD family protein — protein sequence MAESTIITGQFVRISQTPASIGERFLALVIDYILIGLYVYSTATLLSEFQVSSDFTMIVFFAVIYLPVLFYAFLCEMFNHGQSLGKKLMSIRVVKADGSTPSIGSYLLRWLLFPIDVPVTGGLGVLVILLTKNSQRMGDLAAGTMVIKDKNYRKIHVSLDEFDYLTKDYCPTYPQAADLSLEQVNVITRTLQSGKKDRARRIVQLARKVQEILSITPRDGGQEQFLQTILRDYQYYALEEI from the coding sequence ATGGCAGAATCTACTATAATCACCGGGCAATTCGTCCGTATCAGCCAAACACCCGCCAGCATTGGCGAACGATTTCTGGCATTAGTCATCGACTATATCCTGATAGGACTTTATGTATATTCCACAGCAACCCTACTCTCAGAATTCCAGGTATCTTCGGATTTTACTATGATTGTTTTTTTTGCAGTCATCTATCTGCCTGTATTATTCTATGCATTTTTATGTGAAATGTTCAACCACGGGCAGAGCCTCGGAAAGAAGCTCATGAGCATCCGGGTGGTGAAAGCCGATGGTTCCACTCCGAGCATAGGCTCTTATCTGCTTCGCTGGCTTCTCTTCCCGATTGATGTTCCCGTCACCGGAGGGCTCGGAGTATTAGTTATTTTGCTTACCAAGAACAGTCAGCGGATGGGCGACCTTGCCGCAGGCACAATGGTTATCAAGGATAAGAATTACCGCAAGATACACGTCAGTCTTGACGAGTTTGATTATCTGACAAAAGATTACTGTCCCACATATCCGCAAGCCGCCGACTTATCACTGGAACAGGTAAATGTAATCACCCGGACTTTGCAATCCGGGAAAAAGGATCGTGCACGACGCATCGTGCAGCTTGCCCGAAAAGTGCAGGAAATTCTTTCAATCACACCCCGGGATGGCGGACAGGAACAATTCCTGCAAACCATACTCCGGGATTATCAATACTATGCATTGGAAGAAATCTGA
- a CDS encoding stage II sporulation protein M, whose translation MKEVTFIRRNIEKWKEAEKVVEQATSLSPDRLADTYTDLTADLAFAQTHFPTSRITIYLNNLASALHNKIYRNKREKWSRVITFWTQEIPQTMHDAHRELLVSFLIFIVSVAVGVISTVGDPDFVRLILGNNYVDMTLDNISNGEPMAVYNGSSEVPMFLGITLNNIMVSFNCFAMGILTSFGTGYMLFANGIMLGSFQTFFFQHGLLGESMLAVWLHGTLEIWAIIVAGAAGLALGNGWLFPGTYSRLESFRRGAKRGVKIVIGTIPVFIMAGFIEGFITRHTELPDALRLGLIITSLAFILFYYIYLPNRKRHGNRET comes from the coding sequence ATGAAAGAAGTAACGTTCATTCGTCGGAATATCGAAAAATGGAAAGAAGCCGAGAAGGTGGTGGAGCAGGCTACAAGCTTGTCTCCCGACAGGCTTGCCGACACATATACGGACCTTACTGCCGATCTGGCGTTTGCACAAACGCATTTTCCAACTTCCCGCATTACCATTTATCTGAACAATCTCGCCTCGGCGCTGCATAATAAAATTTATCGGAACAAACGTGAGAAGTGGTCGCGAGTCATCACTTTCTGGACGCAGGAAATACCGCAGACCATGCACGATGCGCATCGTGAACTGCTTGTTTCATTCCTTATTTTCATTGTCAGCGTAGCGGTCGGAGTGATTTCTACTGTGGGTGATCCCGATTTTGTCCGTCTGATTCTGGGAAATAACTATGTGGATATGACATTGGATAATATATCCAACGGAGAACCTATGGCAGTGTATAACGGCTCTTCGGAAGTTCCTATGTTCTTGGGAATCACATTGAACAATATCATGGTTTCCTTCAATTGCTTTGCTATGGGAATCTTAACCAGCTTCGGTACAGGATATATGCTTTTTGCCAATGGAATCATGTTGGGGTCTTTCCAGACTTTCTTTTTCCAGCATGGTCTGCTTGGAGAGTCCATGCTTGCCGTATGGTTACACGGGACACTTGAAATCTGGGCTATCATTGTGGCCGGTGCTGCCGGACTCGCTTTGGGAAACGGATGGCTGTTCCCCGGAACCTATTCAAGGCTTGAATCTTTCCGTAGGGGAGCCAAACGAGGGGTGAAGATTGTGATAGGTACCATCCCCGTATTTATCATGGCAGGATTTATTGAAGGTTTTATCACCCGCCACACCGAATTGCCGGATGCGTTGAGGCTTGGGCTGATTATTACTTCTCTGGCATTTATTTTATTCTACTATATTTATTTACCTAATAGAAAACGACATGGAAACAGAGAAACCTAA
- a CDS encoding DUF4129 domain-containing protein: MITSPADTLVCDTAQVAVWHSDVAYDYNRELIAPEINLFEWFNRWFGEVMRKIFGSNFAEEYSELILIGIAILILILIGWFVYKKHPELFTYSRKNALPYTVEEDTIYGVDFAKGITDALSRLDYREAVRLLYLQTLKQLSDEGRIDWQLYKTPTQYINEVRLPAFRQLTHHFLRVRYGNFEATEALFHTMYSLQEDVKKGGAV; this comes from the coding sequence ATGATAACTTCTCCGGCTGATACATTGGTTTGTGACACCGCGCAGGTTGCCGTATGGCATTCTGATGTGGCGTATGACTACAACCGTGAGTTGATCGCTCCTGAAATTAATTTATTCGAGTGGTTCAACAGATGGTTCGGAGAAGTTATGCGAAAAATATTCGGTAGCAACTTTGCGGAAGAATATTCGGAACTTATTCTGATAGGTATCGCTATTCTTATCCTTATTCTGATAGGTTGGTTTGTTTACAAAAAGCATCCGGAATTATTCACGTATTCCCGTAAGAATGCCTTGCCTTATACGGTGGAAGAAGATACCATTTATGGAGTGGATTTTGCGAAAGGAATTACTGATGCCCTTTCTCGTCTTGATTATAGAGAAGCAGTCCGGTTGTTGTACTTGCAGACGCTAAAGCAACTCAGTGACGAAGGACGTATAGACTGGCAACTTTACAAAACACCCACACAGTACATCAATGAAGTGCGGTTGCCCGCTTTCCGGCAGTTGACCCATCACTTTCTGCGGGTGCGTTATGGAAATTTTGAAGCGACCGAAGCGTTGTTTCACACCATGTATTCCTTGCAGGAAGATGTGAAGAAAGGAGGGGCTGTATGA